A single region of the Lactobacillus isalae genome encodes:
- a CDS encoding CvfD/Ygs/GSP13 family RNA-binding post-transcriptional regulator → MQVKIGDIVDGKISGIQQYGIFVRLDSKREGLIHISEIHGGFVKDIGREYQVGENIKVQVIDIDPYSNQISLSRRAVLPEVKEARKKRVHFWTSKRVKKGFAPLKDVLDRQIEEAKNRYLNEE, encoded by the coding sequence ATGCAAGTTAAAATTGGCGATATAGTTGATGGAAAAATTAGTGGTATACAGCAATACGGGATTTTTGTGAGATTAGACAGTAAGAGAGAAGGCCTAATTCATATTTCAGAAATTCATGGTGGATTTGTCAAAGATATAGGAAGAGAATATCAAGTAGGAGAGAATATTAAAGTACAAGTAATTGATATTGATCCATATTCGAATCAAATTAGTTTATCAAGACGAGCTGTTTTACCCGAAGTAAAAGAAGCTAGAAAAAAGAGGGTACATTTTTGGACGTCAAAACGAGTGAAAAAAGGATTTGCTCCTTTAAAAGATGTATTAGATAGGCAAATTGAAGAAGCAAAAAATAGATATTTAAATGAAGAGTGA